One window from the genome of Tachysurus vachellii isolate PV-2020 chromosome 5, HZAU_Pvac_v1, whole genome shotgun sequence encodes:
- the LOC132845318 gene encoding cortexin-2, with protein MAEHLHSSTLSASGATQPIPFLTLEQKAAFVFVLLLFIFLGLLIVRCFRILLDPYSSMPSSTWTDYMEKDTFDYRIA; from the coding sequence ATGGCGGAGCACCTCCACAGCAGCACGCTGTCTGCGTCTGGGGCCACTCAGCCCATCCCTTTCCTGACCCTTGAGCAAAAGGCAGCTTTCGTCTTTGTGTTGCTCCTCTTCATTTTCCTGGGCCTGCTTATTGTGCGATGTTTCCGTATTCTGCTGGATCCCTACAGCAGCATGCCTTCTTCCACATGGACAGACTATATGGAGAAAGACACATTTGACTACCGCATCGCCTGA